A single genomic interval of Deferribacter autotrophicus harbors:
- a CDS encoding DUF1844 domain-containing protein — MDEKKYFESLFISLVATFETNALIAMGKLTNPVDGKVEKDLNAAKMNIDILRMLKEKTNNNLSEQELKHLTTTITNLELNYVEEIKTDG, encoded by the coding sequence ATGGATGAAAAAAAATATTTTGAGTCATTATTTATCTCCCTTGTCGCAACATTTGAAACAAATGCCTTAATAGCTATGGGAAAACTCACAAATCCCGTCGATGGTAAAGTGGAAAAAGATCTTAACGCTGCTAAAATGAATATTGACATTCTCAGAATGTTAAAAGAAAAGACAAATAATAACTTAAGTGAACAAGAATTGAAACACCTAACAACTACAATTACAAATTTAGAATTAAATTATGTGGAAGAGATAAAAACTGATGGGTAA
- a CDS encoding DUF2232 domain-containing protein produces MVNPIPIIQLLASIILFTFNAYNPYFGFFFGLISPLFLLFYLNSLKRFPFELLIAVIIHAAIFKIVTVYYIFMVVIPSFIILTRKEKAELLSGLPALLASIIVLILLPEIKTALIKNLEFNLSNYLELLRNSATTEKLFYIEKIEKNKTYIAALFIYLMPSLSYSYIAFTTYINKRFFYKFQKIPVQPFQVPFQLIPVLVVGGFLILANYIITKIISYNTLIIFFTLFFVQGIEILEFWLKKIKVPIIFKYVIYFFILVEPPLTIILSIFGLFDTWIDFRKLNKGGQNG; encoded by the coding sequence ATGGTGAATCCCATACCAATAATTCAACTTTTAGCAAGTATAATATTATTTACTTTCAACGCATATAACCCATATTTTGGGTTTTTCTTTGGGCTAATTTCGCCCCTATTTTTACTCTTTTACTTAAATTCTTTAAAAAGATTTCCTTTCGAGCTTTTGATTGCAGTCATTATTCACGCTGCTATTTTCAAAATAGTCACAGTTTATTATATTTTCATGGTAGTTATTCCATCCTTCATCATATTAACAAGAAAAGAAAAAGCTGAATTATTATCAGGTTTACCCGCTTTACTGGCCTCTATCATCGTTTTAATTTTGTTGCCAGAAATAAAAACAGCATTAATAAAAAACTTAGAATTTAACCTTTCAAACTATCTTGAACTTTTAAGAAATAGTGCTACAACAGAAAAACTATTTTATATTGAAAAAATCGAAAAGAATAAAACTTACATCGCAGCTCTTTTTATATATCTAATGCCATCACTCTCTTACAGCTACATTGCTTTTACAACATATATTAATAAAAGATTTTTTTACAAATTTCAAAAAATCCCAGTACAGCCTTTTCAGGTGCCATTTCAGCTGATACCCGTATTAGTGGTAGGTGGTTTTTTAATTTTAGCCAATTACATTATTACAAAAATTATATCGTACAACACGTTAATCATCTTCTTTACACTGTTTTTTGTGCAAGGAATTGAAATTCTCGAGTTCTGGTTGAAAAAAATCAAAGTACCTATAATTTTTAAATATGTAATCTACTTTTTTATTTTAGTAGAACCACCTCTTACTATAATTTTGAGTATTTTTGGACTCTTTGATACCTGGATAGATTTTAGAAAATTGAATAAGGGAGGACAAAATGGATGA
- the rpsR gene encoding 30S ribosomal protein S18 yields the protein MAIVRRRFQRQKVCKFCSENIDIDYKDANLLKQFITERGKIMPRRLTGTCAKHQRRLADAIKTARIMALLPFTLNK from the coding sequence ATGGCAATAGTTAGAAGAAGATTTCAAAGACAAAAAGTTTGTAAATTCTGTTCAGAAAATATTGATATTGATTATAAAGATGCAAATCTTTTAAAACAATTCATCACAGAACGTGGTAAAATCATGCCAAGAAGATTAACTGGAACCTGTGCTAAACATCAAAGAAGATTAGCTGACGCCATAAAGACTGCTCGTATTATGGCATTATTACCTTTTACATTAAATAAATAA
- the ssb gene encoding single-stranded DNA-binding protein — translation MGFFNKVILLGNVTRNPEVRYIPGSGTPVASFGLAINRRYRQGDDTREETCFIDIVAFSKLAEFAGEYIAKGISVLVEGRLTYRTWEQDGQKRSKHEVVAENIQLVWKKEKSADASDLLDDVAEDSFDEDDIPF, via the coding sequence ATGGGTTTTTTCAATAAAGTAATCCTTCTTGGCAATGTTACAAGGAATCCTGAGGTAAGGTATATCCCTGGTAGCGGAACACCTGTTGCATCTTTTGGCCTTGCCATAAATAGAAGATACAGACAGGGTGATGATACAAGAGAAGAGACCTGTTTTATTGACATAGTAGCCTTTTCAAAGTTGGCTGAATTTGCTGGAGAATATATTGCCAAGGGGATTTCTGTTCTTGTGGAAGGGCGCCTTACATATCGCACATGGGAACAGGATGGACAAAAAAGAAGCAAACATGAAGTTGTAGCTGAAAATATACAACTTGTGTGGAAAAAGGAAAAGTCTGCTGATGCATCAGACCTGCTTGATGATGTTGCTGAAGACAGCTTTGATGAAGATGACATACCATTTTAA
- the rpsF gene encoding 30S ribosomal protein S6 — translation MRVYETLFIVKPDLSQEDAIKVFESFKENITNNGGKIINEEVWGKKTLAYKIQKFSEGYYFLINFEAEPTYPKELERRLKLNESVIRFIVVKIDGKKFKLKKQAPAPEETPKAEEQPAEEKTEE, via the coding sequence ATGAGAGTATATGAAACACTTTTTATCGTAAAACCAGATCTTTCACAGGAAGATGCTATCAAGGTTTTTGAAAGCTTCAAAGAAAATATCACAAACAATGGCGGCAAAATCATCAATGAAGAAGTATGGGGTAAAAAAACCCTTGCTTACAAAATTCAGAAATTCAGTGAAGGATACTACTTTTTAATCAACTTTGAAGCAGAACCAACATATCCAAAGGAACTTGAAAGAAGACTTAAACTCAATGAAAGTGTTATCCGTTTCATAGTAGTTAAAATCGATGGCAAAAAGTTTAAATTAAAGAAACAAGCTCCAGCACCAGAAGAAACACCAAAAGCTGAAGAGCAACCTGCTGAAGAAAAAACTGAGGAATAA
- a CDS encoding RluA family pseudouridine synthase → MEIESEVTIVAEESKVRLDQYISGQIDRSRSFCTNLIKDGLVLVNGKKVKPSYKININDIIIVKIPKEEPLDLKPADIPLNIIYENEYYIIINKQPGLCVHPAPGNKYNTLVNAIINKYQLDDEDELRPGIIHRLDKDTSGLIIVAKNRVVKEKLSHLFKERMVEKKYYALCYGNPKWEHVIVENKIGRHPVDRKKMAVVENGRFAKSEIWVLKRWKDIFLADVKIYTGRTHQIRVHMSHLGFPLIGDTVYGNKLSKKIDFPRQALHSYYLSFQCPFEKRLVSFKIGFPDDMKSFIDKWSINS, encoded by the coding sequence GTGGAAATTGAAAGTGAAGTAACTATCGTAGCTGAAGAATCTAAAGTTAGATTAGATCAGTACATTTCTGGACAAATTGATAGGTCAAGAAGTTTTTGTACCAATTTGATAAAAGATGGTTTGGTTTTGGTGAATGGTAAAAAAGTAAAGCCTTCTTATAAAATAAATATAAATGATATTATTATTGTTAAAATTCCGAAAGAAGAGCCTCTTGATTTAAAGCCTGCAGATATACCACTAAATATAATATATGAAAATGAATACTATATCATTATAAACAAACAACCAGGTCTTTGTGTACATCCTGCTCCAGGTAATAAATACAATACGCTGGTTAATGCCATTATTAATAAGTATCAATTGGATGATGAGGATGAATTGAGGCCAGGAATTATTCATAGGCTGGATAAAGATACTTCTGGGTTAATAATTGTTGCGAAAAATAGAGTAGTTAAAGAGAAGTTGTCCCATCTTTTTAAGGAGCGTATGGTAGAGAAGAAATATTATGCGCTTTGTTATGGTAATCCAAAATGGGAACATGTTATAGTGGAAAACAAAATAGGTAGACACCCTGTTGATAGAAAAAAGATGGCAGTGGTGGAGAATGGTAGGTTTGCCAAAAGTGAAATATGGGTTCTAAAAAGATGGAAGGATATTTTTCTTGCTGATGTAAAAATTTACACAGGGAGAACTCATCAAATAAGGGTTCATATGTCACACCTTGGATTTCCTTTGATAGGTGATACTGTTTATGGAAATAAATTGAGTAAAAAAATCGATTTCCCAAGGCAGGCACTTCACTCTTATTATCTGTCATTTCAATGCCCTTTTGAAAAGCGATTAGTGAGTTTTAAAATAGGTTTTCCAGATGATATGAAAAGTTTTATTGATAAATGGTCTATCAATAGCTGA
- a CDS encoding NADH-quinone oxidoreductase subunit A yields MSPYLPIALMLIISALIGVITISVGVIVRPNKPEKVKLSVYECGMPEFSDARKRYSVKFYIIAMLFVIFDVETVFLFPWAVAFDLVGIFGLVEMIIFIIILVFGYFYAWRKGALEWA; encoded by the coding sequence ATGAGTCCTTATTTACCAATAGCACTAATGTTAATAATTTCAGCTTTAATAGGTGTTATCACAATTTCAGTAGGTGTCATAGTTAGGCCTAATAAGCCAGAGAAAGTAAAGTTGAGTGTTTATGAATGTGGTATGCCAGAGTTTTCTGATGCAAGGAAAAGGTACAGTGTAAAGTTTTATATTATTGCAATGTTGTTTGTAATATTCGATGTGGAAACTGTTTTCTTGTTCCCATGGGCTGTGGCATTCGATCTGGTAGGAATCTTTGGTTTAGTTGAGATGATTATTTTTATCATCATTCTTGTTTTTGGTTATTTTTATGCTTGGAGAAAAGGAGCGTTAGAATGGGCTTGA
- a CDS encoding NuoB/complex I 20 kDa subunit family protein, which yields MGLIEHKFSDNIITTTIDSVINWARRSSIWPVTFGLACCAIEMMAAGASKYDLDRLGVIFRATPRQADLMIVAGTVTRKMAPVVRKVYDQMPEPKWVIAMGSCATSGGIFNTYSTVQGVDEIVPVDFYIPGCPPRPEALLDAIVALQEKIKHEKVIRK from the coding sequence ATGGGCTTGATCGAGCACAAGTTTTCAGACAACATTATTACTACAACTATTGATAGTGTTATTAACTGGGCTAGAAGATCTTCTATTTGGCCTGTAACGTTTGGTCTTGCCTGCTGTGCTATCGAAATGATGGCAGCTGGTGCGTCTAAGTATGACCTCGATAGGCTTGGTGTTATTTTTAGGGCTACACCAAGGCAAGCTGACTTAATGATTGTGGCAGGAACAGTGACAAGAAAAATGGCACCAGTTGTTAGAAAGGTGTATGATCAGATGCCAGAGCCAAAATGGGTTATCGCTATGGGGAGTTGTGCTACAAGTGGTGGTATATTTAATACTTACTCCACTGTTCAGGGTGTGGATGAGATAGTACCTGTAGATTTTTATATTCCTGGGTGTCCTCCAAGGCCTGAAGCTCTTCTTGATGCTATAGTTGCTCTTCAAGAAAAGATAAAGCATGAAAAAGTTATCAGGAAATGA
- a CDS encoding NADH-quinone oxidoreductase subunit C, which translates to MTFNEIVQYFNEKYPGKVSGKVEFKCNFLQVDKSFFKDVLKELKEKFSFKYIVDIVATHWPDRDMKFDVVYNLYSIENNIRVFVKVMIPDEKIETVTDIWKGANFMEREQYDLVGVIFEGHPDLRRILLPDFFEGHPLRKDFPLKERKWFNKVDEQNLGIRFTK; encoded by the coding sequence ATGACATTTAATGAAATTGTTCAGTATTTTAATGAAAAATACCCAGGAAAAGTTTCAGGTAAAGTAGAGTTTAAATGTAATTTTCTTCAAGTTGATAAATCCTTTTTCAAAGATGTTTTGAAAGAGTTAAAAGAGAAATTCTCTTTTAAGTATATTGTCGATATTGTTGCTACCCACTGGCCTGATAGAGATATGAAATTTGATGTGGTTTATAATCTCTATTCTATTGAGAATAATATTAGGGTTTTTGTTAAGGTGATGATTCCTGATGAAAAGATAGAGACTGTTACTGACATCTGGAAAGGTGCCAACTTTATGGAAAGAGAGCAGTATGACCTTGTTGGTGTGATTTTTGAAGGTCATCCTGACTTGAGAAGGATTTTGCTTCCTGATTTCTTTGAAGGACATCCTCTTAGAAAAGATTTCCCATTAAAAGAACGTAAATGGTTTAATAAAGTTGATGAGCAGAACTTAGGTATAAGGTTTACAAAGTAG
- the nuoD gene encoding NADH dehydrogenase (quinone) subunit D has protein sequence MENVKVQDKDYLGEVITINMGPQHPSTHGVLRLVVDLDGETIVDVRPDIGFLHRGVEKLAENRTYHQFIPLTDRLDYLAPLSNNLAYCLAVEKFFDVKIPERAEYLRVIFAELARIASHLVWIATHALDIGAMTVFLYAFREREMILDMFEIATGQRMTSSWIRIGGIREDVPPEFFDRLKEFIDIFEDRCNTYERLLTKNRIWLKRTVGVGYISGEDAMNYGASGPIMRGSGIKFDLRKAEPYSIYDRFDFDIPCFEEGDIYARYKVRMQEMRESRKILEQALEQIPEGPVMTDDPRVGMPSHEDVYEKMESLIRRFYLISKGFRTPKGETYACVEAPKGEVGFYIVSDGKEKPYRLKIRAASFVNLGALPIMAKGHMIADLVGIIGSVDIVLGEIDR, from the coding sequence ATGGAGAATGTAAAAGTTCAAGATAAAGATTATTTAGGCGAAGTTATAACAATTAATATGGGACCTCAGCACCCCAGTACGCACGGGGTTTTGAGGCTTGTAGTAGACCTTGATGGTGAGACAATAGTTGATGTGAGACCAGATATTGGTTTTTTGCATAGAGGTGTGGAAAAATTAGCTGAAAATAGAACCTACCATCAGTTTATCCCTTTAACTGATAGGTTGGATTATCTTGCTCCTCTTTCAAATAACCTTGCTTATTGCTTGGCAGTTGAAAAGTTTTTTGATGTGAAGATTCCTGAAAGGGCAGAATATCTGAGAGTGATTTTTGCAGAGCTTGCTAGGATTGCAAGCCACCTTGTATGGATTGCTACTCATGCCTTAGATATTGGTGCTATGACAGTGTTCCTTTATGCGTTTAGAGAAAGGGAAATGATACTTGATATGTTTGAGATCGCTACTGGACAAAGGATGACTAGCTCTTGGATCAGAATTGGTGGAATCAGAGAAGATGTTCCTCCTGAATTTTTTGATAGGTTGAAGGAGTTTATAGATATCTTTGAAGATCGTTGTAATACATACGAAAGACTGCTTACTAAAAACCGTATCTGGCTAAAGAGAACAGTTGGTGTGGGTTATATCTCCGGTGAAGATGCAATGAATTACGGTGCAAGCGGACCTATTATGAGAGGTTCTGGTATTAAGTTTGATTTAAGAAAAGCTGAGCCTTACAGTATTTACGATAGATTTGACTTTGATATCCCATGTTTTGAAGAAGGGGATATCTATGCAAGATACAAAGTTCGTATGCAGGAGATGAGAGAATCAAGAAAGATTCTTGAGCAGGCGTTAGAGCAGATACCTGAAGGGCCAGTAATGACAGATGACCCAAGAGTTGGGATGCCATCTCATGAAGATGTTTACGAAAAGATGGAATCGCTTATTAGAAGATTTTATCTCATATCCAAAGGTTTTAGAACTCCTAAAGGTGAGACTTATGCTTGCGTTGAAGCTCCAAAAGGGGAAGTGGGCTTCTATATTGTGAGTGATGGCAAAGAGAAACCATACAGGTTGAAAATTCGTGCTGCTTCTTTTGTGAATCTGGGTGCTCTACCTATTATGGCAAAGGGGCATATGATTGCTGACCTTGTTGGTATTATCGGTAGTGTAGATATAGTTTTAGGTGAAATAGATAGATAG
- the nuoE gene encoding NADH-quinone oxidoreductase subunit NuoE, which translates to MAENTLEKNEQQEQEVLQELDLTAIDEICAEYKGKKGSTIPVLQKVQDHYGYLSKDMVDRIAENLNMSPHTIYGVITFYAQFYTTPRGKYVIRVCRGTACHVKGSGRISEVVTEEFGIKNGETSSDLKFTLEEVSCIGACGMAPVIMINDKTYGNLTPEKAREIFREYAKKED; encoded by the coding sequence ATGGCTGAGAACACATTGGAAAAAAATGAACAGCAAGAACAAGAAGTTCTACAGGAATTAGATTTAACAGCAATTGATGAAATTTGTGCAGAATACAAGGGGAAGAAAGGTTCAACCATTCCTGTGTTACAAAAAGTTCAGGATCATTACGGTTATCTTTCAAAAGATATGGTTGATAGAATTGCAGAAAATTTAAATATGTCACCCCACACGATTTATGGGGTAATTACATTTTATGCGCAATTTTATACTACACCGCGTGGTAAATATGTGATTAGGGTTTGTAGAGGTACAGCCTGCCACGTAAAAGGTTCTGGTCGTATTTCCGAAGTGGTAACTGAAGAGTTTGGTATCAAAAATGGAGAAACATCCAGTGATTTGAAATTCACGTTGGAAGAAGTTTCATGCATTGGTGCTTGTGGTATGGCACCTGTTATTATGATTAATGATAAAACTTACGGTAATTTGACCCCTGAAAAAGCAAGAGAGATTTTTAGGGAATATGCTAAAAAAGAGGATTAG
- the nuoF gene encoding NADH-quinone oxidoreductase subunit NuoF: MSAQKIDQIEVHVCMGTAGVASGGPDVMAAFEEEFKKHGLIGEVKERNCKVKATGCRGLCARDVLVDIHIPGQEEVTYEHVTPEMVPTIVEEHIIKGEVVKKWAAKKDYYDFYKLQKRYVLADCGKVDPEDIDDYIAYGGYEAIKKVLKEMTPEEVIEEVKKSGLRGRGGGGFPTGLKWTFCRASKGDLKYLICNADEGDPGAFMDRSIIEGNPHAVIEGMLIAAYAIGCKEGYIYCRAEYPLAIKRVKKAIRIAEERGFLGKNILGTDFEFHLHLKEGAGAFVCGEETALIASIEGERGMPRPRPPFPAVKGLWGKPSNVNNVETFANLPLIIKNGAEWYASIGTEKSKGTKIFALSGKVKSTGLIEVPMGVTVRQLVFDVGGGIPKRRKIKAVQLGGPSGGCLPESMLDTPIDYDSLIAAGAMMGSGGVVVMDETNCMVNVAKFFLTFTQRESCGKCIPCRIGTKTMLDILERICKGEGREGDIELLESLAMDIKTASLCGLGQTAPNPVLTTIKYFRHEYEAHIKDKKCPARECPDLIEFVVDEDRCKKCGICFKVCPVGAITWEKGKPAYIDKSKCVKCRECIVNCPFNAID; encoded by the coding sequence ATGAGTGCTCAAAAAATAGATCAAATTGAAGTTCACGTTTGTATGGGTACTGCCGGGGTTGCATCAGGTGGTCCTGATGTAATGGCAGCCTTTGAAGAAGAGTTTAAAAAGCATGGACTTATTGGTGAAGTAAAAGAGAGGAATTGTAAAGTAAAAGCTACCGGTTGTAGGGGTCTTTGTGCAAGGGACGTTTTGGTTGATATACATATTCCTGGCCAGGAAGAAGTAACATATGAGCATGTGACTCCAGAAATGGTTCCAACCATTGTTGAAGAGCATATAATTAAAGGTGAAGTTGTTAAAAAATGGGCTGCTAAGAAAGATTACTATGATTTTTACAAACTGCAAAAACGCTATGTTTTGGCTGATTGTGGTAAAGTAGATCCTGAAGATATAGATGATTATATTGCTTATGGTGGATATGAGGCAATAAAGAAAGTTTTAAAAGAGATGACTCCTGAAGAGGTTATTGAAGAGGTTAAAAAATCTGGTTTGAGAGGAAGAGGGGGTGGTGGTTTCCCTACTGGACTTAAGTGGACATTTTGTAGAGCATCAAAGGGGGATTTGAAATATTTGATATGTAATGCTGACGAGGGTGACCCTGGTGCTTTCATGGATAGAAGTATTATTGAGGGGAACCCGCATGCAGTGATTGAAGGGATGCTTATTGCAGCATATGCGATTGGTTGTAAAGAGGGGTATATTTATTGTCGTGCTGAGTATCCATTGGCAATAAAACGTGTTAAAAAAGCTATTAGAATAGCTGAAGAAAGAGGATTTTTAGGCAAAAATATATTGGGTACTGATTTTGAGTTTCATCTTCACCTTAAAGAAGGTGCTGGTGCCTTTGTTTGTGGTGAAGAGACAGCCTTGATTGCATCCATTGAAGGTGAGAGAGGGATGCCAAGACCAAGGCCTCCATTCCCAGCTGTTAAAGGGCTTTGGGGGAAACCTTCAAACGTTAATAACGTGGAAACCTTTGCCAACTTACCTCTGATTATAAAAAATGGTGCAGAATGGTATGCATCTATTGGTACGGAAAAATCAAAGGGTACAAAGATATTTGCTTTGAGCGGTAAAGTTAAGAGTACAGGACTTATTGAAGTGCCAATGGGGGTTACTGTTAGACAGCTTGTTTTTGATGTAGGTGGTGGTATCCCTAAAAGGAGAAAGATTAAAGCTGTTCAGCTTGGTGGACCATCAGGTGGTTGTCTACCAGAAAGCATGCTTGATACCCCTATAGATTATGACTCATTGATTGCTGCTGGAGCCATGATGGGTTCTGGTGGTGTGGTTGTAATGGATGAAACTAACTGTATGGTTAATGTTGCTAAGTTCTTCTTGACTTTTACCCAAAGAGAATCTTGCGGTAAATGTATTCCTTGTAGAATAGGTACAAAGACAATGCTCGATATCCTTGAAAGGATTTGTAAGGGTGAAGGTAGAGAAGGTGATATAGAATTACTCGAATCCCTTGCAATGGATATCAAGACTGCTTCACTTTGTGGTTTGGGTCAAACCGCTCCAAACCCAGTCCTTACAACAATAAAGTATTTTAGACATGAGTATGAAGCACATATAAAAGATAAAAAATGTCCTGCGAGAGAATGTCCAGACTTGATAGAGTTCGTTGTGGATGAAGATAGATGTAAGAAATGTGGTATCTGTTTTAAGGTATGTCCTGTTGGTGCCATTACCTGGGAGAAAGGTAAGCCAGCATATATAGATAAAAGTAAGTGTGTTAAGTGTCGTGAATGTATAGTAAACTGTCCATTTAATGCAATAGATTAA
- a CDS encoding molybdopterin-dependent oxidoreductase, protein MLTVKIDGIEVKVEPGTTILEAAEKAGVYIPIMCHHKNLNPFGACRVCLVEVKGSPKLMTACTTPVTDNMEVITNSEKLKRIRKTLIELLLINHPLDCPVCDKGGECLLQDLTYEFGITKVRFDEKPNNSPVDHTNPFIERDIDRCVLCGKCVRICDEIVNVEAISFINRGVETYIGTAFDQPWNCEYCGQCMSVCPVGSLNNRVYLFKNRPWHLEHTESICGYCSCGCTVIIDHENNEVYRIKEDVYKGVNKGLLCAKGRFGYELINSTQRPVTAKVKDGNEFKDVDFDGALNTIYEKLSAVISKYGNDSVAFVISPRLTNEEAFLAQKFAREVVKTNNIYSLETINALPDGTYNDVESSNALIVFNIDVTESNPVLGYSVRVAGRREESNLYVFYPNYTPLKRVATEFYVYKPSELYNEFELFLKALDGENNKYSEAADNFKNDDKPVFVFNPYNPKDVEIAKKVLDKVSNVKLVPAKAKNNSQGIVDMGCFNGMNPGLVETDKGVELREGIEADKIKALIVLGENLAVRSEYFDILNLLNDLELFVVTDPFFSETAELSNVYIPVATFAEKDGSFTNFEGRVQSLHKAVDKGVKTDKDVIVELAKKFGTTLPYETDKIREMIEVENPLYIGVDWNGGIVSYPYKVKIDGDVKFEIKGSGKYELYPAYLRLHSGSYTRRSYDLSKVYGEPIIEINPEDAKELNVKDNDYLTIKIGNDSYKYRVKVDKKILQGAISLPKDFKETAPLFYEGSYLKVDLIKHI, encoded by the coding sequence ATGTTGACCGTTAAGATAGACGGAATAGAAGTTAAAGTAGAACCAGGGACAACAATTTTGGAAGCGGCTGAGAAAGCCGGTGTTTATATTCCAATAATGTGTCATCATAAAAATTTAAACCCTTTTGGTGCATGTAGGGTTTGTCTTGTTGAGGTTAAAGGCAGCCCAAAATTGATGACTGCATGTACAACTCCTGTAACTGATAATATGGAAGTAATTACTAATAGTGAGAAGCTAAAAAGGATTAGGAAGACATTAATTGAATTGTTATTGATAAACCACCCTCTTGACTGTCCTGTGTGTGACAAGGGTGGTGAGTGTTTGCTGCAGGACTTAACATATGAGTTTGGAATAACTAAAGTTAGATTTGATGAAAAACCAAATAATAGTCCAGTAGATCATACAAACCCATTTATTGAAAGAGATATCGACAGATGTGTGCTTTGTGGAAAATGCGTGAGAATCTGTGATGAGATTGTAAATGTAGAGGCTATATCATTTATCAACAGAGGCGTTGAAACATATATTGGAACAGCATTTGATCAGCCTTGGAACTGCGAATACTGTGGACAATGTATGAGTGTTTGTCCGGTAGGTTCGCTGAATAACAGAGTGTATCTTTTCAAAAACAGACCATGGCATCTTGAGCATACAGAATCTATCTGTGGATACTGCTCATGTGGCTGTACTGTAATTATTGATCATGAAAACAATGAAGTGTATCGAATTAAAGAAGATGTGTATAAAGGGGTAAACAAAGGGCTTCTTTGTGCTAAAGGTAGGTTTGGTTATGAACTTATCAATTCTACACAGCGACCTGTAACTGCAAAAGTTAAAGACGGTAATGAGTTTAAGGATGTAGATTTTGATGGTGCATTAAATACAATTTATGAAAAATTAAGTGCGGTAATATCCAAATATGGTAATGATAGTGTAGCTTTTGTTATTTCACCACGATTAACGAACGAAGAAGCTTTTCTTGCTCAAAAGTTTGCTAGAGAAGTTGTTAAAACAAACAATATCTATTCCCTTGAAACAATTAATGCACTTCCTGATGGCACCTACAATGATGTTGAATCAAGCAATGCATTAATTGTTTTCAATATCGATGTTACAGAATCTAACCCAGTATTAGGTTATTCAGTAAGGGTTGCAGGTAGAAGAGAAGAGTCAAACCTCTATGTTTTTTATCCGAATTATACACCACTAAAAAGAGTGGCCACAGAGTTTTATGTATATAAACCATCAGAACTTTATAATGAGTTTGAATTGTTCTTAAAAGCATTAGATGGTGAAAACAACAAGTATAGCGAAGCTGCTGATAATTTTAAAAATGATGATAAACCTGTATTCGTGTTTAACCCTTATAATCCTAAAGATGTAGAAATTGCTAAAAAGGTTCTTGATAAAGTGTCAAATGTAAAATTGGTTCCAGCTAAAGCAAAGAATAATTCCCAAGGTATTGTTGATATGGGATGTTTCAATGGAATGAATCCAGGACTTGTGGAGACTGATAAAGGGGTTGAGCTTAGAGAAGGGATTGAAGCTGATAAAATAAAGGCATTAATTGTGTTGGGAGAGAATTTAGCTGTTAGATCCGAATACTTTGATATTCTAAACTTATTGAATGATTTGGAGTTATTTGTTGTTACGGATCCATTCTTTAGTGAGACAGCTGAGCTTTCAAATGTTTATATACCAGTGGCTACCTTTGCTGAAAAAGATGGTTCTTTTACAAACTTTGAAGGTAGAGTTCAGTCTTTACATAAGGCTGTAGATAAAGGTGTGAAGACTGATAAAGATGTCATTGTAGAGCTTGCTAAAAAATTCGGTACAACATTACCATATGAAACAGACAAAATCAGGGAAATGATTGAAGTTGAAAACCCATTGTATATAGGTGTGGATTGGAATGGTGGTATTGTAAGCTATCCATATAAAGTGAAAATTGATGGTGATGTAAAATTTGAGATTAAAGGTTCTGGTAAATATGAATTGTACCCTGCTTATTTGAGGTTACATAGCGGTTCGTATACAAGAAGGTCTTATGATTTGAGTAAAGTATATGGTGAACCAATCATAGAAATTAACCCTGAAGATGCAAAAGAATTAAATGTAAAGGATAACGATTATTTAACCATTAAAATAGGTAATGATTCTTACAAATATAGAGTAAAAGTTGATAAAAAGATTTTGCAAGGCGCAATCTCATTACCAAAAGATTTTAAAGAAACAGCACCTCTGTTTTACGAAGGAAGTTATTTGAAGGTAGATTTAATAAAGCATATATAA